Proteins co-encoded in one Nicotiana sylvestris chromosome 7, ASM39365v2, whole genome shotgun sequence genomic window:
- the LOC104235579 gene encoding BEL1-like homeodomain protein 1, which produces MAAYFPGNSEIQGGNDGLQTLILMNPAGYVGFSETQHHQPPAGGSNLVFFNSNPPGNSLNLSHAPPSSQQQFVGIPLATSAFTAPSSQDGTTTPTVHSQHDISALHGFLARSHEYGFYNPSNNITEAREVTRAQQQGLSLSLSSQQPGFGNFRPEREELMTTVSPTAVGGSSSSASAVQSVPLSPKYLKAAQELLDEVVNVGKAVKTSTTDEDVNDGQKSKNNGELSGNMATAAAAATAGQEGGESNSKRDGAELSTAERQEIQMKKAKLVNMLDEVEQRYRHYHQQMQSVISWLEQAAGIGSAKTYTALALQTISKQFRCLKDAITGQIRSASKTLGEEDSFGGKIEGSRLKFVDNQIRQQRALQQLGMIQHNAWRPQRGLPERAVSVLRAWLFEHFLHPYPKDSDKMMLAKQTGLTRSQVSNWFINARVRLWKPMVEEMYLEEIKEQEQNGSELEKTSKLREQNEDSTSRSIAPQEKSPRSDSQNKSFLSKQDNNLANHNPASTIPISNTTSISPTGLRIRNNTSFNLIGSPEIKSINIGQGSPKKPRSNEILHSPNSVPSINMDVKPNEEQMLIKFGDDRQNRDGFSLMGGPTNFMGGFGSYPIGEIGRFSTEQFSAPYSTSGTVSLTLGLPHSENLSMSATHHSFLPIPTQSIQMGRGVEIGEANEFGSLNTPTSAHSTSVYENFNIQNRKRFAAPLLPDFVA; this is translated from the exons ATGGCAGCGTACTTTCCTGGAAATTCAGAAATCCAAGGAGGAAACGACGGTTTACAAACTCTGATACTGATGAACCCTGCTGGTTATGTTGGATTCTCTGAGACACAACATCATCAGCCACCTGCAGGAGGAAGCAATCTCGTTTTCTTCAACTCCAATCCTCCTGGAAATTCACTAAACTTATCTCACGCGCCGCCTTCTTCTCAGCAGCAGTTTGTCGGCATACCACTTGCTACCTCTGCCTTCACTGCTCCTTCTTCCCAAGACGGTACCACTACTCCAACTGTTCATTCCCAGCATGATATATCTGCACTTCACGGCTTCCTCGCTCGGTCTCATGAGTATGGTTTCTACAACCCGTCGAATAATATCACGGAGGCGCGTGAGGTAACACGCGCTCAGCAGCAAGGGCTGTCACTTAGCCTTTCATCACAGCAGCCCGGGTTCGGGAACTTCAGGCCTGAGCGTGAGGAGTTGATGACAACTGTTTCACCGACAGCCGTTGGCGGATCATCGTCGTCGGCTTCTGCGGTACAAAGTGTGCCTTTGAGTCCTAAGTACTTGAAAGCAGCACAAGAGCTGCTTGATGAAGTTGTTAATGTTGGCAAGGCAGTGAAAACTAGCACAACTGATGAAGATGTTAATGAtggccaaaaatccaaaaataatggAGAATTGTCTGGCAATatggcaacagcagcagcagcagcaacagcaggaCAAGAAGGAGGAGAGAGTAACAGTAAGCGTGATGGAGCAGAGCTTAGTACAGCAGAGAGGCAAGAAATTCAGATGAAGAAAGCAAAACTTGTCAACATGCTTGATGAG GTGGAGCAGAGGTACAGACATTACCATCAGCAGATGCAGAGTGTGATATCTTGGTTGGAGCAAGCAGCTGGAATTGGATCAGCAAAAACATATACAGCTCTGGCTCTGCAGACAATTTCTAAGCAATTCAGGTGTCTTAAGGATGCCATAACAGGCCAAATACGATCTGCAAGCAAGACATTAGGTGAAGAGGATAGTTTTGGAGGAAAAATTGAAGGTTCAAGGCTTAAATTTGTTGATAATCAAATCAGACAACAAAGAGCTCTGCAACAATTGGGAATGATCCAGCACAATGCTTGGAGACCTCAGAGAGGACTGCCCGAACGAGCTGTTTCTGTTCTTCGCGCTTGGCTCTTTGAACATTTCCTCCATCC CTATCCAAAGGATTCGGACAAAATGATGCTAGCAAAACAAACAGGACTTACTAGGAGTCAG GTGTCTAATTGGTTCATCAATGCTCGAGTTCGTCTTTGGAAGCCAATGGTGGAAGAGATGTACTTGGAGGAGATCAAGGAACAAGAACAGAATGGATCAGAACTAGAAAAGACGAGCAAATTACGCGAACAGAATGAAGATTCTACATCAAGATCCATTGCTCCACAAGAGAAAAGCCCTCGTTCGGATAGCCAAAACAAAAGCTTTCTCTCGAAACAGGACAATAATCTGGCAAACCACAACCCTGCTTCTACAATTCCAATATCCAACACTACTTCCATATCACCTACTGGTCTAAGAATTCGTAACAACACTAGCTTTAACCTCATCGGATCACCAGAAATAAAAAGCATCAACATTGGTCAAGGAAGTCCAAAGAAACCGAGGAGCAACGAGATATTGCATTCACCAAATAGTGTTCCATCTATCAACATGGATGTAAAGCCAAATGAGGAACAAATGTTAATCAAGTTTGGGGATGATAGGCAGAACAGAGATGGATTCTCCCTAATGGGAGGACCTACGAACTTCATGGGAGGATTCGGGTCCTATCCCATTGGAGAAATCGGGAGGTTCAGCACCGAGCAATTCTCAGCACCATACTCAACCAGTGGCACAGTTTCCCTCACTCTTGGACTTCCCCATAGTGAAAATCTCTCAATGTCAGCAACACACCACAGTTTCCTTCCGATTCCCACACAAAGCATCCAAATGGGAAGAGGAGTAGAAATTGGTGAGGCAAATGAGTTTGGTAGCCTAAACACCCCAACATCTGCTCACTCAACAAGTGTTTACGAGAATTTCAACATTCAAAACAGAAAGAGGTTCGCTGCACCCTTGTTACCAGACTTTGTTGCTTGa